One segment of Vulpes lagopus strain Blue_001 chromosome 8, ASM1834538v1, whole genome shotgun sequence DNA contains the following:
- the LOC121498094 gene encoding thymosin beta-4, Y-chromosomal-like, whose protein sequence is MSDKPGMFEIKKFDKSKLKKTETQEKNSLLSRETTEQEKQAGES, encoded by the coding sequence ATGTCTGACAAACCGGGCATGTTTGAGATTAAGAAGTTCGATAAgtcaaaattaaagaagacagaaacacaagagaaaaattcACTGCTTTCAAGAGAGACAACTGAacaggagaagcaagcaggcGAATCATAA